TGGGAAAAAGGAGATGGATTCACATCAGAAAGTGAGACTAGTTATAGCTGATAACCAGCAGGATTTCTTACCTTAGTAGTCCTCTTGCACACTTTTAGTGTTGTTTGAGCTGTATAATATTTGCACAAAATTGCTTGGTAAATCTGTTGTTGATTTATGCACCCTATTCCATTCCTATCTCTCCGTTCTAAGTTTTATTGTACTTGTATTCAGATAATTCCTTTTTGTATAGATACACCTGCCTTTTGCATAACTTGAAATGCATCTGAGTTACAATTCGTCGTTTCCTTCCTGAGCCTTTAATACCTGTTGTCCAATGACCTAGTAAATGCACAAGCAGATGGTAAACTAGATAGTTTTATGCTTGGCACTGAAGCAAGCATGGCTGTTCAGCAGAGTCCTATGAATTGAAATGCATTTGTGAATTCTTTGATCCTTCTAAGTCACCTTAGATagtaatttgtatatatatatatatataccctctcATTGTCATTGTTTGGTAATATGGTAAAATCACTATCCATTCTAACAGGAGATACTTTGAGAGGTTCTTATTCGTGTCCCGTCCAACCATCCACAATTTAGCCTTGGCACGTGTTTTGTACCCCAATGTGGTGAATGCTTATGCCTGTTATAGTCTCTTCATTCTAAGTGAGTCGCTCAAGCTCTTAATGCAAtttagaaaaaatgaaaaaccagATTCACATCAAATACATTCACAATTTCACAGCATGTAAAGAATTATCAGCTGAAAATGTCTTTTATTCTCATGCTTATTAGATAGCATAATGACAAAGTGCGCAGGTAGAGCAACCTGCTTGCTCGCTGCCTTTTATTCTACTTGTTATTAAATCTTCTCCTCTAACAAAATCCACTCCGACGAAGATCGACAGCGCACTCCGCATGCATCACGTGAAAGACCACGCCCTCTGGAACTTGGGGGCGAAGATGCCCATCTCGTCGCCCCTGTTGAACTTAAGCCTCAGAGCTTCTTCCCGTGAGAGGCGGTAAGAGTTCATGAGCACGTCCACCGGCATTCCCCTGAAGGCTGAGGCCTTCCCGGTGATCTGGCTCACCATGGCGTTGCTGTTGGTCTTGAACGACACCCACTCGCACCCCTCACGCCCGGCCCGCATGATCACTGCGTAGTTCTGCGGGATGACCAGGAGCTGgttccggcggacctcaccgtCGAACACGGTTCTCCCTTGGTTGTTCACTACCTGGATTCGCGCGTGTCCTTGTGTGACGAACATCACGCTGTGGGCGTTGATGCTCCAGAGGGGTGCGAGCATTGCGTTCTGCACATATCATTCAGCCCCAGACAAGTTACTTAGTAGTCGATCGATTAGTATTTAGTTTCTGCATTACATGTACAACATCCAGCTTAATTACTTGTTAAATCTTTGCTAGCTACTTACCCTTCGGAGGACTCCCCGAGCGGCACTCATCTGAACAAGGTTAAGAATGGGGAGCTTCTGAGTGTTGACGTAGGTGATCCTCCCACCCTGCGGATTGTAGATATCGGCGCG
This region of Ananas comosus cultivar F153 unplaced genomic scaffold, ASM154086v1, whole genome shotgun sequence genomic DNA includes:
- the LOC109704512 gene encoding glutelin type-A 1-like, which codes for MGVNREVARRLQSQNDQRGEIVRVEHGLHLMRPSFGEQQPPMEAEEEMERREQRGCPSTNGLDETYCTMKIKENINEASRADIYNPQGGRITYVNTQKLPILNLVQMSAARGVLRRNAMLAPLWSINAHSVMFVTQGHARIQVVNNQGRTVFDGEVRRNQLLVIPQNYAVIMRAGREGCEWVSFKTNSNAMVSQITGKASAFRGMPVDVLMNSYRLSREEALRLKFNRGDEMGIFAPKFQRAWSFT